The nucleotide sequence TTGTTGATTGGGCGAAGTCAAAGGGTGTTGAACTCTTAATATCAATCAGCGGCACAGCTGTGCAGAATCGCCTAGACATTGAAATCCCGGAAGTTTATGGCATCAGCGCTTTCTCAGCTGAGAAGCAACTTCTAAGTAAGGCGGATATTGATCTGCTTGAGGAAGGATTTATGGTTGGTCCCCATGCTCTCATCCTGAAAGAATGTCAGAAGAAAAATGTTCCAAACATTGTTTTACTAGCTCAATCCCACTACCAGTACCCAGATCCAGGCGCAGCGGCATCCATTGTGTCAGCTCTAAACAAATTATTAAGTCTAAATATCGACACAAAACAATTACTTGAACAAGCCGAGGAGATTCGATTAAAGAGCCGGGAGCTCATGCAAAGGACCCAGCGATCCATGCAAACTATGCAAAAAACTCAGGAGCAAGAATTTCCCGCGATGTATGTCTAGGGGGGTGGAAACATGGCTTGGTGGAGACGTAAAATGTTTGAGCAAATAGAAGCCTTAGAAAGAGAGATTGGCGAAGCCTTCGAAGAGTTCTTCTATGAACGCCCCATGTGGGACATTAAAACAGGCCGGATTAAACCCCTCACCTATGTGACCGAAGCCGAGGATAAAATTGTCGTTACAGCCGATCTCCCCTTTGTACGGAAAGAGAACATCAAATTAAATGTGAGTGAGGATACCCTAGAGATTGAAGCCGCGATGGAACGATGTGTGAGGTTTGAGCGCTGGGGGACGGTTCAGCGAAGTTGTGAGTTTAAATCATTTCATAGAATAATTAAACTGCCCAGTGAAGTGGTTCCCGAAGAGGCGAAAGCCAAATTTAAGTGCGGTATCCTCACAATCGATTTGCCCAAGAAGGTTAAAGGATACAAAATAGAAATCGAATAAATACGTAATTTAGGCAATTGGTTACTGTAAACTAAAAATTAAACCGATTTTCCAGCCTTTACTCCAAACCATACTAGTATCAATGCAAAGCAGATTGTTCATGGA is from Candidatus Bathyarchaeota archaeon and encodes:
- a CDS encoding proteasome assembly chaperone family protein, which encodes MGAEAITIVETAPVGSIKYCIVGLPDVGLVGLIAATHIIHSTEMPEVGHFESDILPPIVVIHGGDPKAPFRVYCKDKLAVITSEVPISAAILPMLARAIVDWAKSKGVELLISISGTAVQNRLDIEIPEVYGISAFSAEKQLLSKADIDLLEEGFMVGPHALILKECQKKNVPNIVLLAQSHYQYPDPGAAASIVSALNKLLSLNIDTKQLLEQAEEIRLKSRELMQRTQRSMQTMQKTQEQEFPAMYV
- a CDS encoding Hsp20/alpha crystallin family protein, with amino-acid sequence MAWWRRKMFEQIEALEREIGEAFEEFFYERPMWDIKTGRIKPLTYVTEAEDKIVVTADLPFVRKENIKLNVSEDTLEIEAAMERCVRFERWGTVQRSCEFKSFHRIIKLPSEVVPEEAKAKFKCGILTIDLPKKVKGYKIEIE